The Candidatus Hydrogenedentota bacterium DNA window TTGACATCCGAGGACTTTGTGGAACGCGAACTCGTGATGATCAAAGTCGGCGTGGGAAGCAAACAACGCAGCGAGGTTGTAGAAATCGCGTCCATCTACCGCGCCAAGGTGGTGGATTGCAGCGCAAATTCGATGATCTTGGAAGTGACGGGGTCGGAGGGAAAAGTATCGGCGTTCATTGACATGCTGCGCCCCTTCGGCATCCGGGAAATTGTGCGAACAGGCGAGATCGCCATTACTCGCGCATCATGACGCGCGGGCGAACGCCCTCTCGCCGGACAGTTGAGCATTGGAAAAAGGCAAGATGAGTTTGTACCGCTCCATGACGGCCGCCGTCCGAAAAGGATCCGGCGATGGCATCCGGTCTCCGCGACCGTGTGCCGTGCGCCATGCCGCGGACGGGTTCACCCGGAAGGTTATCCCAGACGCCGCAGCTTCGGCTGCGGCGTTTTTTTGTTTTTCGACGCAACCGGCCGCGCCGGAAGAAATCAGGCGCCGCGGACAAGGAGGTTCGAGTCTTGAAGAATTTGTTGCAGTTGCAGGAATTGGATTTGCGCATCGAGGCGCTGAAGGCCCGCGAAATCGAAATCCCAAAACAAAAGAGCAAATTTGACATCCATCGCAAGCGGCTGGCGGATGAAATTGCCGGACGCGAAAAGATTTGCAAGGCGCTGGCCCTTGAACAGCGCGAATGCGAGGGTGAAATCGAGCAAAAACAAGCTCAGATCCGCAAATATGATCAGCAGTTGCTTGCCGTGAAAAAGAACGAAGAATACCAGGCGCTGCTCCATGAAATTGACATGCTGAAAAAGCACATCGGGCTCAAGGAAGAGCGCATCATCGCCATCATGGTCGAATTGGATGAGGCCAAGGCGCGGCTTGAAGAGGATAAAAAGCGGATCAAGGCGGAACTGGAAGACATCGATCGCCAGTGCGCCGCCATTGACGCGGAACTTGCCGAAGCCATTCGGGAACGCCAGGAACTGGAACGGGAATGCGCGCCGCTGGCCGGGCAGGTCCCCCCGGATTTGCTGAACAAGTACAAGCGGATTCGGGCCAATAAAAAAACGGGGCCCGCCGTCGTTGCGCTTGTCAATGAGACCTGCACCGGATGCCACATGAGAGTTACGCCGCAGATCGCCAACGAGGTGCTCGGCAACCTGCGCCAGCATACGTGCGCCTATTGCGGGCGGCTGTTGTATCACCAAGACAATTTCCAACAGAACTGACGCCGGCATGAAAGAATCGTCCCAACGTCCTCCCGGGCTGCATAAAAGGCCGGAATCGGAAAGCGAGTGGTTTGCTGCGCTGCTCGCGCTGGTCCGGCATCTTCGTGGACCGCAGGGTTGCCCGTGGGATCGCCAACAAACCGCCATCCGCTTTGCCGAATATGTTCGCGGAGAAACCGAAGAGTTGATCGAGGCGCTGGAAAACCGCGACGCGGAATGCGTGGCGGAGGAATGGGGCGACACCCTATTTACGTTGTTGGCCGTGGCCGCCGCCGCCGAAGAGGAAGGCGTTCTGAACGTGGGTGAAGCCATGCGCGGCGCACATGAGAAGTTGATTCGCCGCCATGCCCATATCTTCGGCGGACGCGAGGCCGGCTCGCCGGAAGAAGTGGCGGCAATGTGGGCCGCCATCAAATCGGAGGAAAAAGCCCAGCGCCATGCGCCTAAATCCGCCCAATAGCAGGCGTCGTGCCAACGGCATAAACAAAGGAACTTGCCTGTGCATGTCGGCCGTCTTGATTGGGATGGCCTTTGTTCCCCTGTCCGGATGTGTTACCCATGCGGATCAATTGCCGGAAATTACGGTCGCGGCCCGGATTGCAGACTATCGCCCGGCATGGCAGCCCCTTTTCAAGGGCGTTGATTTTGCCCAGGGACGCATACCGCCGCCGGAACCCCTTGCATGCTATGCGGCGCGCATTTCGCTCCGGGAACCCAAGGTCTCGTTTTTGGTCACGCCGTCCAACGGCGAGGATCCCAAGGAAACCGACGGAAGCAAGACCAGCACATTTCTACGGCAATTTCATTGTCAACTGGCCATCAATGCCTCTCCTTTTTCGCCTGTCGAGGAAGGCGAGGGAAAACCCAAGGACATCCTCGGTTTGT harbors:
- the ilvN gene encoding acetolactate synthase small subunit translates to MKHTISVLVENHFGVLARVSALFSARGYNIDSLCVGETERPDVSRMTVVVRGDDRVLEQIIKQLNKLVDTIEVRDLTSEDFVERELVMIKVGVGSKQRSEVVEIASIYRAKVVDCSANSMILEVTGSEGKVSAFIDMLRPFGIREIVRTGEIAITRAS
- a CDS encoding C4-type zinc ribbon domain-containing protein — encoded protein: MKNLLQLQELDLRIEALKAREIEIPKQKSKFDIHRKRLADEIAGREKICKALALEQRECEGEIEQKQAQIRKYDQQLLAVKKNEEYQALLHEIDMLKKHIGLKEERIIAIMVELDEAKARLEEDKKRIKAELEDIDRQCAAIDAELAEAIRERQELERECAPLAGQVPPDLLNKYKRIRANKKTGPAVVALVNETCTGCHMRVTPQIANEVLGNLRQHTCAYCGRLLYHQDNFQQN
- a CDS encoding MazG nucleotide pyrophosphohydrolase domain-containing protein, which translates into the protein MKESSQRPPGLHKRPESESEWFAALLALVRHLRGPQGCPWDRQQTAIRFAEYVRGETEELIEALENRDAECVAEEWGDTLFTLLAVAAAAEEEGVLNVGEAMRGAHEKLIRRHAHIFGGREAGSPEEVAAMWAAIKSEEKAQRHAPKSAQ